TGTTGCTCAAAAGAATCGAGATAAGTTCAATCTTCAAACTGAATTGTTTTACAGTGATGTATATAGCAACGTACCTCGTGAACAGTTTGAATGTATTATTAGTAATCCACCGTATATTGCATTTTCAGAAGAAGCATTAATGGATGAATCAGTGCGACTTTATGAGCCAATTCAGGCATTGTTTGCAGAAAATGAAGGCCTTGCGATTTACGAAAAGATTGCCAACCGATTAGAAGAATTTTTAACAGATAGTGGGCATGCCTTTTTCGAGATTGGATTTAACCAAGGGGCAAGTGTACAACGAATTTTTAGTGAAGCTTGTCCAAATCGAAAAGTAAGCATCCAAAAAGATATTGCAGGATTAGATCGAATGATTATTGTGAGTGGAAAGGAGGCGTAGTAATGGAAACACAAATTTTTACAAAAGAAAACTTAGATATTGCAGCTAAAGCTTTACAACAGGGAGAAATTGTTTCTTTTCCAACGGAAACGGTATATGGATTAGGAGCAATCGCAACAAGTCAAGAAGCTGTTTTAAAGGTGTTTGAAGCCAAAGGACGTCCAAGTGATAATCCACTGATTGTTCATATTAGTGATATCCAGCAGATGACTTCTACTGTAGAAGAAGTCCCTGAAATTGCGCTAACCTTAGCGAAGGCTTTTTGGCCGGGGCCACTGACGATGATTCTAAAGGCAAAACCAGGAATTTACGCTCCAGCCTTATCCGCTGGGCTGCCAACGGTGTCATTTCGTATGCCGAATCATCCATTGACATTAGAATTAATCACAAAAGTGGGTATTCCTCTCGTGGGACCAAGTGCGAACCTATCGACGAAGCCAAGTCCAACAAAAGTACAACATGTATTTGAAGATATGAATGGTCGTATTCGTGGAATTGTGGATGGAGGCTCCTCCACTGTCGGTGTAGAGTCAACGGTAATTGACTTAACGAACGAAGAGGGACCTGTTATCTTAAGACCGGGCGTGATAACAAAAGAGCAGATTGAATCGGTTATTGGGCCTATTCAATCTTCTGTTACCACAAAAACTGGAGAGCGTGAAATACCCAAATCTCCAGGGATGAAATATCGTCATTACGCCCCCAAAACACCAGTGTTGGTTGTAGAAGGGGCAGTAGAGTCCTTTACAAAAGCTATCCAAGAAGCTCAGAATAATGGGAAGACAGTCGGTATTATGGCTCAAAATGCAATTGTAGATGCGGTTGAAAGTAGGGTGAAAGGTATTTACAAGATGGGTACGAGCGTGGATGATATGAATCGCTCGTTATTTGATGCACTTCGAACATTAGATCATTTGGAGTTAGATATAATTTTAGCTCAGGGCGCGCCAGAAGAGGGCGTTGGAATCGCGTATATGAACCGTTTGAAAAAAGCGGCATCCACTGTCCTTTAGGAAAACTCATAGCTTTTCTACAAAAAGTGATAATGTGATAGAATAGGAAGGTAAGAATAGAAAGGGGTAGTTGAATGAGTCAATTTACAGAAGATAAAATCATCTTTGAGACGATTGAAAAAGAACTTCATCGTCAGCAACAGGGGATTGAATTGATTGCATCAGAAAACTTCGTATCAGAAGGAGTTTTACGTGCACAAGGAAGTATTCTAACGAATAAGTATGCAGAAGGGTATCCAGGGCGTCGTTACTATGGCGGATGTGAGTACGTGGATGTCATCGAACAACTAGCGATTGATCGTGTAAAAGAATTATTCGGTGCTGAATATGCTAATGTTCAACCTCACTCGGGTTCTCAAGCAAATATGGCTGCATATCGTGCTTTAGTAAAGAAGGGCGATAAGATTTTAGGGATGGACTTAAACCATGGTGGTCACTTGACTCACGGAATGGGAGTAAACTTCTCTGGACAAGATTATCATTTTGTTTCTTATGGAGTAAATCAAGAAACTGAAACAATCGATTATGATGAATTAGAACGTATTGCTAAAGAAGAAAAACCACAATTAATTGTAGCTGGAGCTTCAGCGTACCCACGAGAAATTGACTTCAAACGCATTGGCGAAATTGCTAAGGAAGTTGGAGCTTATTTTATGGTGGATATGGCACATATTGCTGGTTTAGTCGCTAAAGGAGCCCATCAAAGTCCAGTACCTTATGCTGACGTAGTAACATCAACAACACATAAAACATTGCGTGGACCACGTGGTGGCTTAATTTTAGCAAAAGAAGAATTTGGCAAGAAACTAAATAGCGCCATCTTCCCTGGAATCCAAGGTGGACCGTTAGAACACGTGATTGCTGGTAAAGCAGTTGCTTTCCATGAAGCTCTTCAACCAGCATTTGGTGAGTATATCGAGCAAGTCGTGAATAATGCTAAAGCAATGGCCCAAGTGTTTGAAGGAACAGTGATTCGTGCGATTTCAGGTGGTACTGATAACCATCTATTACTCCTCGATATTAAAGAAACTGGATTAAACGGTAAAGAAGCGCAAGAATTACTTGACACTGTTGGAATTACAGTGAATAAAAATACCATTCCATTTGATACATTACCACCTGTTAAAACAAGTGGGATTCGTGTCGGAACGGCAGCTATTACTACTCGTGGCTTTGATGAAGTTGCTGCGAAGAAAGTAGCAGAGTTAATCCTTACAACATTAACAAATCCTGAAAATAAAGAAGTGTTAAATAGTGTCCGTCAAGAAGTGAAACAATTGACTGAAACTTTCAAACTATATGCATAAACAACTTGATGTAAAAGTTTGTTACTTTTTATGAAAATAATTAAAAGTTTTCAAACTGATACTAGAAATTTACTAGTTTTTTAGGTAAAATAACAGAAGTGACACTAATGTATTGGAAGGAGAATGACAAATGGGAAAATTTCACGTACTTAATCATCCGTTAATTCAACATAAATTAACAATGATTCGTCAAAAAGATTGTGGAACAAAAGTATTCCGCGAAGTTGTAAACGAAATTTCAATGCTAATGGCTTATGAGGTTTCTAGAGATTTAC
This Granulicatella adiacens ATCC 49175 DNA region includes the following protein-coding sequences:
- the glyA gene encoding serine hydroxymethyltransferase — encoded protein: MSQFTEDKIIFETIEKELHRQQQGIELIASENFVSEGVLRAQGSILTNKYAEGYPGRRYYGGCEYVDVIEQLAIDRVKELFGAEYANVQPHSGSQANMAAYRALVKKGDKILGMDLNHGGHLTHGMGVNFSGQDYHFVSYGVNQETETIDYDELERIAKEEKPQLIVAGASAYPREIDFKRIGEIAKEVGAYFMVDMAHIAGLVAKGAHQSPVPYADVVTSTTHKTLRGPRGGLILAKEEFGKKLNSAIFPGIQGGPLEHVIAGKAVAFHEALQPAFGEYIEQVVNNAKAMAQVFEGTVIRAISGGTDNHLLLLDIKETGLNGKEAQELLDTVGITVNKNTIPFDTLPPVKTSGIRVGTAAITTRGFDEVAAKKVAELILTTLTNPENKEVLNSVRQEVKQLTETFKLYA
- a CDS encoding L-threonylcarbamoyladenylate synthase, with product METQIFTKENLDIAAKALQQGEIVSFPTETVYGLGAIATSQEAVLKVFEAKGRPSDNPLIVHISDIQQMTSTVEEVPEIALTLAKAFWPGPLTMILKAKPGIYAPALSAGLPTVSFRMPNHPLTLELITKVGIPLVGPSANLSTKPSPTKVQHVFEDMNGRIRGIVDGGSSTVGVESTVIDLTNEEGPVILRPGVITKEQIESVIGPIQSSVTTKTGEREIPKSPGMKYRHYAPKTPVLVVEGAVESFTKAIQEAQNNGKTVGIMAQNAIVDAVESRVKGIYKMGTSVDDMNRSLFDALRTLDHLELDIILAQGAPEEGVGIAYMNRLKKAASTVL